The sequence ACTCAGTAATCACCTTATTGAAGTTCCAAATAGCTAACCAATCTTTGTTAGATTGGTTTCCTCTGGAGTATTGTTCATTGAAGAATTTTTCTAATTCTTCAATACTGTAATCCTCCTTCAAACTGGTTTGTGTTTGTAAAAAAGCTTCTATTACGGGGTTTATAACATCTGAATCAACATCAGATGTTAATAGTTTCTTAATGGTCATAGTGTTCTTCCCCCATCCTCTGAATATACTTAAGATATCCATAATTTTCACTATCAAAATCAAGGTCCAAGTCATCAGCAGGCTCTTGAAGAAGATACACTTCTTCGAAATATTGGTCAGGATCTAACTCATATTTTGGGTTAAACATCACAATCACCTTGAGATGCATATTGTGTTTGTATAAAATCAGTTGACATTTCTTTTGCAGATTTTTCTACAAAGACTCCAGATTTGTAGTCTTCGTAGAATTTTTGGAACTGCAAAAATAATTCTTTTTCATCCTCTTCAAGGACATAAGCGTCCCTTTGAAGGATAAATCCTTTTTTAACTTTTATCATGCTATCACTTCGAGTTTAAATTTTTTAGGAAGAATTACGATTTGGCGATTGTAATTCTTTCTTGTACATACTTTTGTTTTTATAGTATATAAATGTTGCCTATATTTAGGTTAATATTATATTATTATTAGAATAATTATATATAATATAAAGTCTAATATTATAATATATAAATAAAATTAAAAACATAAATAGAGGTTATGATAATGATTCAAACAGAATCCAATGTAACACGAACCAATCCTAGATCCAAATCCTTAAGGACAACAATCCCCAAAGAGATAATAAATGCATTAAATTTGGAACATGGTTCAAAATTAAATTGGAAAATTGAAACAAAAAATGATGAAATGTATATTATTGTTGAAAAATCAAATAATAATAAAAACATTTCAAAATTTTAAATAATATTAAATAATATAAAAATTAAAAATAGAAGTGGTTACTATAAAAAATGTTATCACTTCGAGATGCTTTTTTTATTTTTTGTAACCAAATCTTAGAGGAGATTAAAAATTTTTTGTTGGCGCATTGATTTTTAATCGTTTGACTCTAAGATTATTTTTTAACTAATTTTTTTAATTCTTATTTTTTTAAAATTTTTTTCAAAGGTATGTGTGTACATACATGTACATACTGTATGTACAAGTATGTACAGGTATTATATAGATTATTTTTTTCAGTTGAAATACTTGTAATGGTTGGATTTCAAGTGTATTATATATTATATTATATTATTATTAATTTAATAATAATAATAATAATAATAAAATAGCTAGAAAATCATTAATTACATTACTAATATTTTTTTTCTTTATTGTTTATTTTCTGTTTTTCTATATAAATATTTATCTATTCACTGATTAAACATTAAAATAGCTTAATGTTCAACATATACTAGTATATGTTATGTTTTTGTTCAACACAGATTTTTGAAATACATGCAAATCATTTTTTCATGTTTAACCAGTAGACTGTAAAAGTGGTTTACTGTTCAAATAAAAATAATAATAATATTATATGTGTAAAAAATTTAAATCGGAAAAAATAATAATTATTAAAAACAAAAGTAATAAACACCTAAAAAAACTGAATATTATTTTTTTAGGGGGTAAATAATATGAATAAAAAACTAAAAATTGTATTAGGTATTATCATAATATTCATAATACTAGGAATAATTGGTGCATCAACTAGTAACAATACAACTACAACCACCACTAGTACTAATACTGGTACAAATGATAATACAGTAAGTGGAACCCAAGTAAAAGTAATTTATGACGGTTCATGGAGTGGAGCACTAGCAAACGGTACTGGAAACAGTAAATCAATAGAAGGATCTGGTACTGAAACAATAAATGTAAGTGATAGTACTACTGACTTAATAAGTGCAAATGCACAGAAAAGAGACAGTGGTGATGGTGAATTAAAAATACAGATAATTAAAAACGGGAAAGTTACAAAAGAGTCAAGTACAACAGCTGAATATGGTATAGCTGATGTAACAGACTAAAAAAAAATAAATTATTAAAAAAAAGGTTTATAAAAAAAATAAATAAAAATTTTCCCCTTTTTTTTATTATCTTTTCCTGTTTACAGAGATTTTCCCTTCATCAATTAATTCATTAATAGCCTCCAGAAAATGGATAGGTACAGGACCCATCGCTTTTTTACTATATGTTTCCCCAGTAATAGGTTCTTCATATAATTCATAGTAATTAAAATCTGAGAAATATAATAATGTGTATAATACTACATTATCAAAATTATCTTTATTTTCACAACGACTAATAATATAATGAATCATTGTTTTAAATTTTTCAGAATTGTATTTTAAATTTTCATCCATAAATACTACACCATATAATTGTTATCTTTTTTTCTAGCTTTATTTTTCTGGGAAGTATTCTGATAAAACAGTATTTATAGCTCTTTTTGCTTCATCATGAATATTCCTACGGATTTCCTTATTCTCCTTCTCCAGATGTTTTATTTTTTCTTCTAATTCTATTTTTCGTTTACTGGTAAGGAAATCAACTTTAACATCTTTAAATGTTAATGCGGGTATTACTTTTAAGTATTCTTCTTTTACAAGTTTATCAGAAATCTTAACATAATTACGGTCTAAGCCCATTGGGGGGCGGTGTCCTTCCATTAAAGCACAAACACGAAGATTCCCCACATTTTCAGCAACATTTGTAATAAAATACTTTCTTAATGCATGTGGACTGAAGCTAGGTTCTTCATGCAGTAAAGAATCATGTAATTCTTTTGAAATCTCATTATTAACAAGTTTATAGTCAAGTACTCTTCTTCTTTCTTGCATTAATTTGATTTGTTTGTGATAGAATACATTTGTTATTGTTGATGGTTTCATTGATTCTTTGTAATGTTTTCTTTTTGTTGAAAATAGCTTATCATCACCTGAAATTACAAGTTCTGGGTATAATTTTTTCATAGTCTGCTTTCTTTCACGAAGCATAAGCAATATCATATTTGAACATTCTGGTGTACAACATACTTTACACTCAATATTATGCCTCCTAGTCTTCTGAGGATAAAAATCAAAAAAAGGAACCATACCACTGGGTGCATGATCTATAAATTCATCTACATCAGTATAATTATGATAATCTTTTGTTGCCTTCATAAAGTCTTTTATTGTGAAATTCACAAGGTCAGTTCTTCTTACACCTGTAGTAGTTAGGAATAGTATTATTGCTTTGTAAGTGATGTCTGAAATGTTTATAATGTATTTTATTTCTTCCTTTGTTAGCGGATACCATTCTTGGGAGTCATCTGGTAACTCTGGGAATCTTGGTAATTGTATATCAAAAAAATTAAGTACTGCTTTCAGTTTTGTTAGGTAGCCGTTTATGGTTACATTGCTTGCACCATTCTTTTGCACTGTTTCAATGAATGTATCTATATACACAGCAATATCTGAGAACTCAGGGTCATAACGGATTATCCTGTTGTCCTGGATATAATCATATTGTTCATTTTTCGTTTTCTTTACAAATTCAGTGAATGTAATATTATTTGCTTCTGTGAAGTATTTTATCACATTACTATAATTTAACTCTGTTGCAGGGGACAAGTTTTTCATTTTCAAAAATTTATTAAAATAAGGATCATTGATAGTCATAGTATATACTTTTTTATGCAGGTGCTTATAAAGGGTTGACCTAAACAGTGATTGAAAACAAATAGTATAGTATTTAAATATTTTTATAAAAAGAAATAAAGAAAATAAAAAAATAGTTAAAACAAAAATAAACGCCGGGAACGGGATTTGAACCCGTGTTATCCATGAGATAATCGGATTAGCAGTCCGACGCCGTACCAGGCTGGGCCATCCCGACAAATGAAAAAAAATAGAATTAAGTCAAATATCAATTAACTATTAGTATTATATTTAAAATAATATAAAAACTTTTCTATTTTTCAATATTATTTAATATAAAATATAATATTTTAAAAAAAATGGCACATCTGAAAGTGGACTAAATTCAACAATAGAGGTTATCTTAAAAATCAACTCCACTCCGCTACTCTACAAGCATTAATTGTAAATAGTAGAGCTGCTCCCTTCCGGACCTGACACATTCCTACAATAAAGCCTAATAATTTTTACCCTCCAGTAAAAACCAAGACACCATTAATCCTGCAGGACGAAGTTTCCATATCAATTTTTAAGGCCTTTATTATATCCAAAAGCCGCCTTTCAGATTTCAACTGCACCAAAGGGGATGTGTGCTTACAGAGGACCCCTAACCCTCCAGTCTAGCCATAGTAATATATTGACATAATATTATATAAATGTTACTAATCATAATTATAAACTTTAAATTAATAATTGAATACTACTTAAATTCAAAAATAAAGAAATTATTAGTCTTTATAAAGAAAATAATTAAATAAAATTATATTATTTAATAAAATTATAATTAAAAACATTAAAATTAGAATAAATAAATTATATTATATTAAATTATGTCTAATTAAGAAGTTAAAATAATATTTAATTTAAAAAATTTATATAAAATATTTTAAGATAAAAAAAATAAAAAAAAAGTGTTAAAACCTTAATTTTTATAAAAATTTTAATTTAAAATTAAATTTAATAAACTATTTTAAAAATTATAAAAATTTCAAGAAAAAACTTAAAGTTCATCTTTTAATGCATGAATAATATCACCATCAGATAAAATACCTACAAGTTTACCATGATCTAAAACAGGTAATTGATTAATAATAGATTTACCTGGAGAATTATTATTCATTTCATTTATTGCATCAATAATAGAATTTTCAGGATTAACGAATGCAACTTGTTTTACCATAACATCAACAACTTTAGTACCTAAAGTATAATTATCCAAAATAAGATTATGGCCTAAATCAGTTGCAGTTACAATACCTACCATTTTATTATTATCAATAACTGGCATTGAACTAATTTTCTCTTTCATTAGTTTTTCAAAAGCGAAAACAACCTCTTGATTAGGATCAGTAGTTATAACTTCTTTAGTCATCAAATCTTTAACTTTTAAATTCCCTAATTTACTCATTATTATTACCTCCATAAACTTTAGTAATAGTTTTAATCATATAATCAATAGTATTTGAAACATTAATATTCTCAATTACAGGTATATTATATTTATTAGCCTGCATTACAATATATCTTTGAATTTTTCTAATTGAATAAAAATTATCTAAATATCTTTTTAAAGGTCTCCTAGCCCACATTTGCCTACTTCTTGAATAAAATCTTTCTTTATGAATATTTGCATCACTAACTTGTAAAGTAAAAAGAACAACATTATCTCTTTCTAAAAGATCTTCTTTAATAAAACCTGGAACAATATGTACACCTTCAATTACAATACTTATACCTTCATCTAAAGATCTTTCAATTACAGCAGCAACTCCAACAGCTACAGCATCAACTTGATTTTTATAACCTGCAATAACTTCATCAAACTCAGGAGGAGAAGGTATTCTCATAACTTTATATGCATTAAAACTAGATTTATGAATTACAGGAAACAATTCTTTTGAAACAATTTTACGCATAACCTCACGAATCATATCAGTACTAATCATATTTCTTATTCCTAAACGATTAGCTATTTCAAAAGCTATTGAAGATGTACCAACACCAGATGCACCACCAATTAAAATGATTAAAGGTTCTTGAGATTTTCTAATTTTTCTCCAATTAATATATTTCTCAGCAATAATTGGATCAACAGTTTTTAAAACTTCAACAATAATTTCTACTAAATCTTTTATAGCTATTACTTCAATATTCTCATTTTTAAGTTTATTTTCAATAGAATTTGCTATATCATAAGCTTTAGTTAAGTTCATTTCTGCCCGAATTAAAGAGCGTGCTAAAACACCTTTAGAAAACGGTTCCGTATATTTTTTTCCACTAACTTCTCCTTGTACATAAATCATTTCATCACGCCTCTAACCATTTAATGAACACATTATAAAAAATTAAATATTAATTAAATAAAAAACTAAATACTAAAAATATTATTATATGAATTATAGAATATTCAAAGATATTATTTACCTAATGTATATTATTAAATTTATATATAATAAAATTTACTAAATCTTTTTTCTTAAAAAAAATAGTATACACAATAAAAAACAATTAAAATAGAAATAAATTAAATTTAAAGAAAAAATAAGTTCTAGAAAAATCATTAATCTAAAAATAATAAAAAAGACATTTAAAAAATAAACAAAGAAATAAGAATAAAATAAAAAATAAACAAATAAAACAAGAATAAAATAAAAAAAATAATTAAATGAAATTATTCAATAAAAGAAATAATTTCAACATCATAATCTAAAGAATCTTCATCAATATCAATTAAACATCCATAATTTTCTTTAAGCATACCTGGATTTACAACAATAGTATCACCTATTTTATCTATTGACCTTCCTTCATGAATATGACCACATAAATTAATATCAGGTTTAAATTCTTCAATAGCTTTCCTTAAAGCTTTACTACCAACATGAGAACCATCGGGTATTTTATCAGCTTTAGTATCAAAAGGTGGTGCATGAGTAAGTAATATTTTTACTTTAGGTATTTTATCATTAGCCATGAAATCATATTCAGCATATAACTCTTTAATTGCATCATATATATGAGGGTCTTTAAATTCACCAGGTGTATCAAATGGTGTTTCATTAGATCCTCCAAATCCAAATATTACAACATCACCATATGCAATAATTTGATTATGTAGACAAACTGCATTTGTATCAGTAATAACATTACAAATTCCATTAGGATCACAATTACCTGGAACTGCAAAAACATCAAAACCTAAATCAGAAATTTTATTAAGAAAGTCTGATGCAAACTCTAATGGTCCAAAATCAGTTAAATCCCCATTAATTAATATTAAATCAATATTCTCCTCATTATTCTTTAAATATTCAAAAAAATTTTCATTTTTTTCACTGTGAATATCACTAATTGATAAAATTTTCAACAGAAGCACCTCTTAAAAATTATAATATAATTAATAATATTTTATCCATAATATAATAAAATTTTCTATATGAATTAAATAAAATATCTTAAATAAATAAAGATTTAAAAGAAAATAATTTTAAAGTTTAAACAAAAATCATATATAAATTAATTAAATTTATTTTGAAATTATTATAAAATTTATTCTAAATTTAAAAATAAATGAATATTAAAAAAATTATGGCTTTTAAAATCTTATTTTTTATAAAAAAATAATATTTAAAAATCAATATTAGAAAGTTTATTCTAAAAATCAAGAAAGCAAGAAATCCAAAAATTAAAAAACAGAATAAGATTTAAATAATAAATAAAAAAAATAGCTTAGAATTATTTAAATATAAAACTTAAGAATTTAACAATAAATTTTAAAGAAAAAAAGAAAAATAAAAAAATATTAGTCAAAAAAGAAGCCCGCCATTTCTTGAATTCCTTTTTTAACATCAGATTTATCACCATATAAAGATAAAGTTACATCATCTTCAAATTCAATTATTAAACCATAATATTCTGCAATTTCTTGAACTCTATCTTCAGTTATTGGTTTTTTCAAAGTTATACGACCAGTAGAAAATCCTGGTGGTGGATTTAAATTAAATTTAGAGTGAATATCTGGAGTATCATATAATTTTTCTCCCCTATTTGCTCTTTTTAACTTATCAAACCATTCATTAGCATACTCTTCAGAAACATTTTCTGATGCAACATCAAGTAATTTGTTTTGCATTTCAGATAAAGTTATATTAGCTTTTGAAAGTTCTTTAATCATATCTGGATGAGATGTATCTTTTTTATAAAAACTAATTTGTGTTTTAGTAAATCCCATGTTTTTATTAATATCTGTCGGAACTTCAATATCTCTTTTGATTAAATCAGATAAAAACTCGGAAAGTACAAGCCATACCTGTTCTGCTGGTAAATTCATAAATGACCTTCTAATATTTTTAATGTATTTACGTTGACCTTAGCATCTGCATCTTTTAGTTCTTCTTTAATTTGATCTATATTATCATATGAATCTAAAAAAAGAACATGATGACTAGTAGTCCCTGTAATATCCAAAATAGCTATTAAATCATCATTTTTAACTTCTCTTTTTTCAATAGTTGCTTTGAATTTTACATAAGGACCATATTCCTCAGGTAAATCTTCATATTTAAATAATCCACCTAATGTAGCTATAAACATTAAACCACCTCAACGTTTTAAACTAAAAAATTTATAAATATAATATATAATTTATATTATATATACATCAAAATTTTGTTAATTCTATTTTAATTAAAAGTTATATAAAAGTTTTTTTAATAAAAATTCTAAAAAAATAATATTTCTGTTTGAAACTATTTTTTTAATAATATAAATAGTATTTATAGTTAAAATTTAAATTTAATAAAGCTTTTTTAAAAAATTAGAAGGATTTTAAAAAATAAAATACTAAAAAACAATAATAAAAAATAAAACAATAATTAAAAACTACAAAAAATAGTATAAATGAATAAAAAAATAGAGATAAAAAATCTCTATAAAAAAATTTAGTAACCTAATTTTTTAAGAAGTGGTTCAGAACTTACTTGTTGAGCACCTAAAGTTAATTCTTCAGGAGATAATCCCATAGCTAAACCATAAAGTTGTGCTAAGTGTAAAACAGGTAAATCGTATTCATCACCATATTGTTCTTTAACTTCACCTTGACCTACATCAAATTGTAAGTGGCAGAAAGGACAAACATCTACAATACAATCAGCACCTGCTTTTTTCATACTTTCAAGTTTTTCATGGGTGAAACTAGTACTTACAGATTTATCTCTAGCTCTTAATCCTCCACCTGCACCACAACACATCATTTTGTTGTCATAGTCAATAGATTTAGCACCTGTGATTTCAACTAATTCATCTAAAATAGATGGGTTTTCTGCATCATCAATTTGTTTTTCAGCAGTAGGTCTTAAGAAGTGGCATCCGTAGTGTACAGCAACATTGATATCTAAAGGTTTTTCAAATAATTCAGAGATTTTATCTAAACCAACATCATTATATAATACTTCAGCAAAGTGTCTTACATTAATGGTACCTTTAAATTCATGATCACCAGTTTTTGCTAAGATTTCGTTGATTTCATCTCTTTTTTCACTGTTTTCTTTTAACATTTCATTTGCTTCAAATAAAGAACCGAAACATCCGTTACATTCAGTGACAATGTCGTCTCCCATTTCTTCAGCAAGACAAAGGTTACGTGCTGCAACAGCTGCCCAGGTTTTTTGATCGAAAGAACCAAATACACCAGGAGCAGGACAACAAGAAGCTCCTTCCATATCTTTAAGTTCTACACCTAATTTATCAAATAATAATCTAGTAGCTTTTTCTACACCAGGGTAACGGTTATTTACAATACAACCTAAAAAGTATGCAATTTCCATTAAAATTCCTCCTATAATCCTTCATATCCAATTAATTTATCAAATTCACAGATTTTACAAATATCTTGAACTTCTTTTAAAGCTTCTGGATATTTGTGAGTTGTTGGAGGTACTTCAGGAAGACCAATTTCTTTTCTTAAGTTTTTGAATTTATCATTAATTGGTACTGCATGACCAGTTTCTAATACGAACCTACCAGTAGCTTTGTGTGCATCAGCCATGTAACCAGCATGAGCAGCTTCGTTACGTGCAAATTTAATAACTTCAACAATTTCTACACTTCTAGGACATCTTTCTTGACAAGTGTAACAAGTAGTACACATCCATAAAGCAGGATCAGAAATAACTTCTTCTCTTAATCCTAATAAACATTTTCTAACAACTTGTCTTACTCTGTAAGGAGTCCTTCTACCAGATGGACAACTTCCACCACAAGTACCACATTGGAAACAGTGATCTACTGTTTCAAGACCTGCATCAATAAATCTTTGTTTGAAATCTTCATCGATGTCATCCATTGTATAAATATCATTATCTTTTAATAAAGTCATATTATCTCTCTCATTATCCATTTCGTTTTCATCTTCAGAATTATCTTCAGATTCAACTGAAATTTTAACTTCATCAATTTCTTCTTCAGAAGATTCTTCAGGATTAGAAACTTCAGTTTCTTCAACAGAAACAGTTTTTTCTTCAGATACTTCTTCATTTTCACTTAAACTTTCAGAATTAGAAATTTCATCTTTAACTAATTCTTCAGAAGTATCTTCAGAGTTAATAATTTCTTTTTGGGAAACTTCTGGTTCTTTAATAGAATCATCTAATTTAGTTTCCTCATCAATTGTAGAAGTATTAACTTCTTCAACAGGAGGTTTTACTTCATCATTTGAACTTTTAGTTATTGGTTCAGAAGATTTAATTCCAGAAACACCATTTTCATTAATGGCATTATCAGAAGATGTCTGTTTAGATTTCTCAAATTTAACAGAAGCTTTAACTTTAACTTCTTTAGCCTTTTTATTATCTTCATTTTTTCCAAATAAAGATTTAATAAAAGAAAACACAGACATGAAAAACACACCCTAGGAAAATCACAGGACTAATTTACCTCAAATCCTTAATATAATTTTTAATAGAATAGTATATAAAGATTACTAAAAAATTCAAAACTGTAACCTAAAAGGTGACATCAATATATGAAATTTATGAAATGATATTCAAAAAATTATTAAAAATATATAAAAAAATAATTATTATAATATATTATATATAAAAAATCCAAGATTATTTATTATTAAATATATAAAAAATTTTTTATAGAAAAACATCTATCAAGAGGATACTATGAATAAATTTGAAATTAAATCA is a genomic window of Methanobrevibacter wolinii SH containing:
- a CDS encoding AbrB/MazE/SpoVT family DNA-binding domain-containing protein, with the protein product MIQTESNVTRTNPRSKSLRTTIPKEIINALNLEHGSKLNWKIETKNDEMYIIVEKSNNNKNISKF
- a CDS encoding metallophosphoesterase family protein, whose translation is MKILSISDIHSEKNENFFEYLKNNEENIDLILINGDLTDFGPLEFASDFLNKISDLGFDVFAVPGNCDPNGICNVITDTNAVCLHNQIIAYGDVVIFGFGGSNETPFDTPGEFKDPHIYDAIKELYAEYDFMANDKIPKVKILLTHAPPFDTKADKIPDGSHVGSKALRKAIEEFKPDINLCGHIHEGRSIDKIGDTIVVNPGMLKENYGCLIDIDEDSLDYDVEIISFIE
- the hdrB gene encoding CoB--CoM heterodisulfide reductase subunit B, which encodes MEIAYFLGCIVNNRYPGVEKATRLLFDKLGVELKDMEGASCCPAPGVFGSFDQKTWAAVAARNLCLAEEMGDDIVTECNGCFGSLFEANEMLKENSEKRDEINEILAKTGDHEFKGTINVRHFAEVLYNDVGLDKISELFEKPLDINVAVHYGCHFLRPTAEKQIDDAENPSILDELVEITGAKSIDYDNKMMCCGAGGGLRARDKSVSTSFTHEKLESMKKAGADCIVDVCPFCHLQFDVGQGEVKEQYGDEYDLPVLHLAQLYGLAMGLSPEELTLGAQQVSSEPLLKKLGY
- a CDS encoding 2-phosphoglycerate kinase; its protein translation is MIYVQGEVSGKKYTEPFSKGVLARSLIRAEMNLTKAYDIANSIENKLKNENIEVIAIKDLVEIIVEVLKTVDPIIAEKYINWRKIRKSQEPLIILIGGASGVGTSSIAFEIANRLGIRNMISTDMIREVMRKIVSKELFPVIHKSSFNAYKVMRIPSPPEFDEVIAGYKNQVDAVAVGVAAVIERSLDEGISIVIEGVHIVPGFIKEDLLERDNVVLFTLQVSDANIHKERFYSRSRQMWARRPLKRYLDNFYSIRKIQRYIVMQANKYNIPVIENINVSNTIDYMIKTITKVYGGNNNE
- a CDS encoding DUF749 domain-containing protein, which encodes MFIATLGGLFKYEDLPEEYGPYVKFKATIEKREVKNDDLIAILDITGTTSHHVLFLDSYDNIDQIKEELKDADAKVNVNTLKILEGHL
- a CDS encoding CBS domain-containing protein — protein: MSKLGNLKVKDLMTKEVITTDPNQEVVFAFEKLMKEKISSMPVIDNNKMVGIVTATDLGHNLILDNYTLGTKVVDVMVKQVAFVNPENSIIDAINEMNNNSPGKSIINQLPVLDHGKLVGILSDGDIIHALKDEL
- a CDS encoding type II toxin-antitoxin system antitoxin SocA domain-containing protein is translated as MDENLKYNSEKFKTMIHYIISRCENKDNFDNVVLYTLLYFSDFNYYELYEEPITGETYSKKAMGPVPIHFLEAINELIDEGKISVNRKR
- a CDS encoding DUF2096 domain-containing protein, with protein sequence MNLPAEQVWLVLSEFLSDLIKRDIEVPTDINKNMGFTKTQISFYKKDTSHPDMIKELSKANITLSEMQNKLLDVASENVSEEYANEWFDKLKRANRGEKLYDTPDIHSKFNLNPPPGFSTGRITLKKPITEDRVQEIAEYYGLIIEFEDDVTLSLYGDKSDVKKGIQEMAGFFFD
- the hdrC gene encoding CoB--CoM heterodisulfide reductase subunit C, which codes for MSVFSFIKSLFGKNEDNKKAKEVKVKASVKFEKSKQTSSDNAINENGVSGIKSSEPITKSSNDEVKPPVEEVNTSTIDEETKLDDSIKEPEVSQKEIINSEDTSEELVKDEISNSESLSENEEVSEEKTVSVEETEVSNPEESSEEEIDEVKISVESEDNSEDENEMDNERDNMTLLKDNDIYTMDDIDEDFKQRFIDAGLETVDHCFQCGTCGGSCPSGRRTPYRVRQVVRKCLLGLREEVISDPALWMCTTCYTCQERCPRSVEIVEVIKFARNEAAHAGYMADAHKATGRFVLETGHAVPINDKFKNLRKEIGLPEVPPTTHKYPEALKEVQDICKICEFDKLIGYEGL